A genomic window from Streptomyces mirabilis includes:
- a CDS encoding TrmH family RNA methyltransferase → MADLITVENPDDPRLRDYTGLTDVELRRKREPVEGLFIAEGEKVIRRAKDAGYEMRSMLLSAKWVDVMRDVIDELPAPVYAVSPELAEQVTGYHVHRGALASMQRKPLPTAEELLRSARRVVVMEAVNDHTNIGAIFRSAAALGMDAVLLSPDCADPLYRRSVKVSMGAVFSVPYARLETWPKGLETVRDAGFNLLALTPDEKARSLDEAAPHRMDRVALMLGAEGDGLSTKALMAADEWVRIPMAHGVDSLNVGAAAAVAFYAVATGRPQL, encoded by the coding sequence GTGGCCGATCTCATCACCGTTGAGAACCCCGACGACCCGCGTCTGCGTGACTACACGGGCCTGACCGACGTGGAGCTGCGCCGCAAGCGCGAACCCGTCGAGGGCCTGTTCATCGCCGAGGGCGAGAAGGTCATCAGACGCGCCAAGGACGCCGGGTACGAGATGCGCTCGATGCTCCTGTCCGCCAAGTGGGTCGACGTCATGCGCGATGTCATCGACGAACTCCCGGCCCCGGTCTACGCGGTCAGCCCGGAGCTCGCCGAGCAGGTGACCGGCTATCACGTGCACCGCGGCGCGCTCGCGTCCATGCAGCGCAAGCCGCTGCCGACGGCCGAGGAACTCCTGCGGTCCGCGCGCCGGGTGGTCGTCATGGAGGCGGTCAACGACCACACCAACATCGGCGCGATCTTCCGCTCCGCCGCGGCCCTCGGCATGGACGCGGTGCTGCTCTCCCCGGACTGCGCGGACCCGCTGTACCGCCGCTCCGTGAAGGTCTCGATGGGCGCGGTCTTCTCGGTTCCGTACGCCCGTCTCGAGACCTGGCCCAAGGGCCTGGAGACGGTCCGTGACGCCGGCTTCAACCTGCTCGCCCTCACCCCGGACGAGAAGGCGAGGTCCCTGGACGAGGCGGCCCCGCACCGGATGGACCGGGTCGCGCTGATGCTGGGCGCGGAGGGCGACGGCCTGTCCACGAAGGCCCTGATGGCGGCGGACGAATGGGTCCGCATCCCGATGGCCCACGGCGTCGACTCGCTCAACGTCGGCGCGGCGGCAGCGGTCGCCTTCTACGCGGTCGCGACGGGCCGCCCCCAGCTCTAG
- the cobA gene encoding uroporphyrinogen-III C-methyltransferase: MAENPAYPVGLRLTGRRVVVLGGGQVAQRRLPALIAAGADIHLVSPAATPSVEAMADAGEITWTKRPYEDGDLADAWYALIATSDRQANTDASAEAERHRVWCVRSDDADAATAWTPATGHSEGVTVAVLTTNAKGRDPRHTAAIRDAVVEGLRDGTLVAPHHRTRTPGVALVGGGPGDPDLITVRGRRLLAEADVVIADRLGPRDLLAELPPHVEVIDAAKIPYGRYMAQEAINNALIEHAKQGKSVVRLKGGDPFVFGRGMEEAQALAEAGIACTVVPGISSSISVPGAAGIPVTHRGVAHEFTVVSGHVAPDDERSLVDWAALARLRGTLVVLMGVDKIGRIAETLIAHGRPADTPVALVQEGTTAAQRRVDATLATVAETVRAEDVRPPAVIVIGEVVNVGVHSPLNASE; this comes from the coding sequence ATGGCAGAAAACCCCGCCTACCCCGTAGGCCTCCGCCTCACCGGTCGCCGCGTAGTCGTCCTCGGCGGCGGCCAGGTCGCTCAGCGCCGCCTCCCGGCGCTCATCGCCGCGGGCGCGGACATCCACCTCGTGTCACCCGCGGCCACCCCTTCCGTCGAGGCGATGGCGGACGCGGGCGAGATCACCTGGACGAAGCGCCCGTACGAGGACGGCGACCTCGCCGACGCCTGGTACGCGCTGATCGCGACCAGCGACCGGCAGGCGAACACGGACGCCTCCGCCGAGGCGGAACGCCACCGCGTCTGGTGCGTCCGCTCCGACGACGCCGACGCGGCGACCGCCTGGACCCCGGCCACCGGTCACAGCGAGGGCGTCACGGTCGCCGTCCTCACCACGAACGCCAAGGGCCGCGACCCCCGCCACACCGCCGCGATCCGCGACGCGGTGGTCGAGGGGCTGCGCGACGGGACCCTCGTGGCGCCCCACCACCGCACCCGCACCCCGGGTGTCGCCCTGGTCGGCGGCGGCCCCGGCGACCCCGACCTGATCACGGTCCGCGGTCGGCGACTGCTCGCCGAGGCCGACGTGGTGATCGCCGACCGCCTGGGCCCGCGCGACCTGCTCGCCGAACTCCCGCCGCACGTCGAGGTGATCGACGCGGCGAAGATCCCCTACGGCCGGTACATGGCGCAGGAGGCCATCAACAACGCGCTCATCGAGCACGCGAAGCAGGGCAAGTCGGTCGTCCGACTCAAGGGCGGCGACCCGTTCGTCTTCGGCCGCGGCATGGAGGAGGCCCAGGCGCTCGCCGAGGCGGGCATCGCCTGCACGGTCGTTCCCGGCATCTCCAGTTCGATCTCGGTGCCGGGTGCTGCCGGCATCCCGGTCACCCACCGAGGCGTCGCACATGAGTTCACCGTGGTCAGTGGTCATGTGGCCCCTGACGACGAGCGATCCCTCGTGGACTGGGCGGCCCTCGCCCGGCTGCGCGGCACGCTCGTCGTCCTCATGGGCGTCGACAAGATCGGCAGGATCGCGGAGACCCTGATCGCGCACGGCAGGCCGGCCGACACCCCGGTCGCCCTGGTCCAGGAGGGCACGACCGCCGCCCAGCGCCGCGTCGACGCGACCCTGGCCACGGTCGCCGAGACCGTACGCGCCGAGGACGTGAGGCCCCCGGCGGTGATCGTCATCGGCGAGGTCGTGAACGTGGGTGTGCACAGCCCGCTGAACGCTTCCGAGTAA
- the cobT gene encoding nicotinate-nucleotide--dimethylbenzimidazole phosphoribosyltransferase: MTDTGQVPGEGLPENAGMVEQPGVPALGTYTFLDPSENPAEDDDLLLMPGAQGAWGNEVAPPPPQPLVEEQPLVHEPGPHETDGRDSGSLDLSGVRVPGPAPAPQPTAPRRPLHLGPPTPDGSASPVRSLADRGPAAAPMVTPMNPVTPPTPVRHAGPPTTGPEYLDVSQLSEIPPQGAVPWGAPPVGPEEAAAETVVPSAVQGPEAGAVAEEPTAPEAEVAEEPTAPEAEVAEPAEFAPVPQAAEAVEGAEAQGFAQAPQAPQAAHMPEGSEGHFVEHAVEVAPSPGTGPGLEAEQSFEVAPGPEAEQSFEVAAAPETAPATDGFPAPEVPAAPAASTPFPVAQDLPHLAPTADDTAGHLADTPAQVSEAGEPLATEQVLQPAQDPQSTPAAEPQATEQAPQLADQATHLAEPVAQAVDQASQFPARDARFPEAGVHTPEPEVQSADTGVEPASLAEAPQPEFAPEPLVVSAAHAAAEAQAQVAHAAHDSYGQAHPGVEAFPVQAAQFVPAAEAHAAFTEAGAGVPVGVAAHAQTPHAATNQSHGEHRPGDTAGAPGVQGAPLDSAADQPLGQFVPVEGTVPTTPHLAPTPPHAMTVPPLPTEERPSVEEPPVEEPPAMAEAVAVESREAPLAPLAEAEPVIEPEPVAQVPAPREAEAETPPVPEPFEADPEPVVVAQQADDLDTQVADQEESTAAVEDVRESTGPAAPGYDDAEREAVLRVMRERRDIRNGFRSDPIPHDVLLRVLEAAHTAPSVGHSQPWDFVVIRSAETRRTMHELAARQREAYAKSLPKGRAKQFKELKIEAILDTPVNIVVTADPTRGGRHTLGRHTQPQMAPYSSALAVQNLWLAARAEGLGVGWVSFFDEREMVRALGLPEHLDVVAYLCVGYVDEFPEEPELMQAGWSKRRPLSWVVHEETYGRRALPGEEPHDLLAETVSNIRPLDAKALGEAWERQKRMTKPAGALGMLEIISAQLSGLSRMCPPPIPEPAAVAIFAGDHGVHAQGVTPWPQEVTAQMVANFLGGGAVCNAFANQVGAEVCVIDVGVASDLPATPGLLPRKVRAGTADMTTGPAMTREEVTAAIEVGIETARDLVAAGNKALLTGEMGIANTTASAALISVFTDTDPSEVTGRGTGINDETLARKTEVVRRAIELHQPDPADPIGVLAAIGGLEHAAMVGLLLGGASLRTPVILDGVSAGAAALVARAIAPEVLAACIAGHRSAEPGHVAALNKLGLRPLVDLDLRLGEGTGALLALPVVQSAARAMHEVATFDSAGVTEK, translated from the coding sequence ATGACCGACACCGGCCAGGTCCCGGGCGAGGGACTGCCGGAGAACGCAGGCATGGTGGAGCAGCCGGGCGTCCCCGCCCTGGGCACGTACACCTTCCTCGACCCCTCCGAGAACCCCGCCGAGGACGACGACCTGCTTCTCATGCCGGGCGCACAGGGAGCGTGGGGCAACGAGGTGGCCCCGCCGCCCCCACAGCCCCTCGTCGAGGAGCAGCCTCTCGTCCATGAGCCGGGTCCGCACGAGACGGACGGCCGGGACAGCGGTTCACTCGACCTCAGTGGCGTCCGCGTACCCGGCCCCGCGCCCGCCCCGCAGCCGACGGCGCCGCGCCGTCCGCTGCACCTCGGGCCGCCGACTCCGGACGGCTCCGCGAGCCCGGTGCGCTCGCTCGCCGACCGCGGCCCCGCCGCCGCGCCCATGGTCACCCCGATGAACCCCGTGACTCCCCCAACTCCGGTACGGCACGCGGGTCCCCCGACGACCGGTCCCGAGTACCTCGACGTGTCGCAGCTCTCCGAGATCCCGCCGCAGGGCGCGGTGCCGTGGGGAGCGCCGCCGGTGGGTCCCGAGGAGGCGGCCGCAGAAACGGTCGTCCCGTCGGCCGTCCAGGGCCCCGAGGCCGGAGCGGTCGCCGAGGAGCCGACGGCGCCGGAGGCGGAGGTCGCCGAGGAGCCGACGGCGCCGGAGGCGGAGGTCGCCGAGCCCGCGGAATTCGCCCCGGTTCCTCAGGCCGCGGAGGCGGTCGAGGGGGCCGAGGCTCAGGGGTTCGCGCAGGCGCCCCAGGCTCCGCAGGCCGCCCACATGCCCGAGGGGTCGGAGGGTCACTTCGTCGAGCACGCGGTGGAGGTCGCACCGAGCCCCGGGACCGGGCCGGGCCTTGAAGCCGAGCAGAGCTTCGAGGTGGCGCCCGGCCCTGAGGCCGAGCAGAGCTTCGAGGTGGCGGCGGCCCCTGAGACCGCGCCCGCGACGGACGGCTTCCCGGCCCCCGAGGTCCCGGCGGCCCCCGCCGCTTCGACACCCTTCCCGGTCGCCCAGGACCTCCCGCACCTGGCCCCGACCGCGGACGACACCGCCGGGCACCTGGCCGACACCCCGGCACAGGTTTCCGAGGCGGGGGAGCCGTTGGCGACCGAGCAGGTGCTCCAGCCCGCGCAGGACCCTCAGTCGACGCCCGCGGCCGAGCCGCAGGCCACCGAACAGGCCCCCCAACTCGCGGACCAGGCCACCCACCTCGCCGAGCCCGTCGCCCAGGCGGTGGACCAGGCGTCACAGTTCCCGGCCCGGGACGCCCGGTTCCCGGAAGCCGGTGTCCACACCCCGGAACCCGAGGTCCAGTCGGCGGACACCGGCGTGGAGCCCGCGTCCCTCGCGGAGGCCCCGCAGCCGGAGTTCGCCCCGGAGCCCCTCGTGGTGTCCGCCGCCCACGCCGCCGCCGAGGCCCAGGCGCAGGTGGCGCACGCCGCGCACGACTCGTACGGACAGGCACACCCCGGCGTCGAGGCCTTCCCGGTCCAGGCCGCGCAGTTCGTGCCCGCCGCCGAGGCCCACGCCGCGTTCACCGAGGCCGGTGCCGGCGTACCGGTCGGCGTCGCCGCCCACGCGCAGACGCCGCACGCGGCCACGAACCAGTCGCACGGCGAGCACCGCCCCGGCGACACGGCAGGCGCACCCGGAGTCCAGGGCGCCCCCCTGGACTCCGCCGCGGACCAGCCCCTCGGCCAGTTCGTGCCCGTCGAGGGCACGGTGCCGACGACCCCGCACCTGGCCCCGACCCCGCCGCACGCCATGACCGTGCCGCCGCTGCCCACGGAGGAGCGGCCCTCGGTCGAAGAGCCTCCGGTCGAAGAGCCCCCGGCGATGGCGGAAGCGGTGGCGGTGGAGAGCCGGGAGGCTCCCCTCGCCCCTCTCGCCGAGGCGGAGCCCGTCATCGAGCCGGAGCCCGTCGCCCAGGTTCCCGCGCCCCGCGAGGCCGAGGCCGAGACACCCCCCGTACCGGAGCCGTTCGAGGCGGACCCGGAGCCCGTAGTAGTCGCACAGCAAGCGGACGACCTGGACACCCAGGTCGCCGACCAGGAAGAGAGCACGGCCGCAGTGGAAGACGTACGAGAGTCCACCGGCCCCGCGGCCCCCGGCTACGACGACGCCGAGCGCGAGGCCGTGCTGCGCGTGATGCGCGAACGCCGCGACATCCGCAACGGCTTCCGCAGCGACCCGATCCCGCACGACGTGCTGCTGCGGGTCCTCGAGGCCGCGCACACCGCGCCGTCCGTCGGCCACTCCCAGCCCTGGGACTTCGTCGTCATCCGCTCCGCCGAGACCCGGCGCACGATGCACGAACTGGCCGCCCGTCAGCGCGAGGCGTACGCCAAGTCGCTGCCCAAGGGGCGCGCGAAGCAGTTCAAGGAACTGAAGATCGAGGCCATCCTCGACACCCCGGTGAACATCGTCGTCACCGCCGACCCGACCCGCGGCGGCCGTCACACCCTGGGCCGTCACACCCAGCCCCAGATGGCCCCGTACTCCTCCGCGCTCGCGGTCCAGAACCTGTGGCTCGCGGCCCGCGCCGAGGGCCTCGGCGTCGGCTGGGTCAGCTTCTTCGACGAGCGCGAGATGGTCCGTGCCCTCGGCCTGCCCGAGCACCTGGACGTGGTGGCGTACCTCTGCGTCGGCTACGTCGACGAGTTCCCCGAGGAGCCCGAGCTGATGCAGGCCGGCTGGTCCAAGCGCCGCCCGCTGTCCTGGGTCGTGCACGAGGAGACGTACGGCCGTCGCGCGCTGCCCGGTGAGGAGCCGCACGACCTGCTCGCCGAGACGGTCTCCAACATCCGCCCGCTGGACGCCAAGGCGCTCGGCGAGGCGTGGGAGCGCCAGAAGCGGATGACCAAGCCCGCGGGCGCGCTCGGCATGCTGGAGATCATCTCCGCGCAGCTGTCCGGTCTGTCCCGGATGTGCCCGCCGCCGATCCCGGAGCCCGCCGCCGTCGCGATCTTCGCGGGCGACCACGGCGTGCACGCCCAGGGCGTCACCCCCTGGCCGCAGGAGGTCACCGCACAGATGGTGGCCAACTTCCTGGGCGGCGGCGCGGTCTGCAACGCCTTCGCCAACCAGGTGGGCGCCGAGGTCTGCGTCATCGACGTGGGCGTCGCCTCCGACCTCCCCGCGACCCCGGGTCTCCTCCCGCGCAAGGTCCGCGCGGGCACCGCCGACATGACGACCGGCCCCGCGATGACCCGCGAAGAGGTCACGGCCGCCATCGAGGTGGGCATCGAGACGGCCCGCGACCTCGTCGCGGCAGGCAACAAGGCCCTGCTGACCGGCGAGATGGGGATCGCCAACACCACGGCGTCGGCGGCCCTGATCTCCGTCTTCACGGACACCGACCCGTCCGAGGTGACGGGCCGCGGCACCGGCATCAACGACGAGACCCTCGCCCGCAAGACCGAGGTCGTGCGCCGTGCCATCGAACTCCACCAGCCGGACCCGGCCGACCCCATCGGCGTCCTCGCCGCGATCGGCGGCCTCGAACACGCCGCCATGGTCGGCCTGCTCCTCGGTGGCGCCTCCCTGCGTACGCCGGTGATCCTGGACGGCGTCAGCGCCGGCGCCGCCGCCCTCGTGGCCCGCGCCATCGCCCCCGAGGTCCTCGCGGCGTGCATCGCCGGTCACCGCAGCGCCGAGCCCGGCCACGTCGCGGCCCTGAACAAGCTGGGCCTGCGCCCCCTGGTCGACCTGGACCTGCGCCTCGGCGAGGGCACGGGCGCCCTGCTGGCGCTGCCGGTGGTCCAGAGCGCGGCGCGGGCGATGCACGAGGTGGCGACGTTCGACTCCGCAGGGGTCACCGAGAAGTAG
- the cbiE gene encoding precorrin-6y C5,15-methyltransferase (decarboxylating) subunit CbiE produces MADRVTVIGWDGSPLTAAARSALGAATLVAGAAHHLALPEVPRAAERIRLGSVSLAARRIAGHRGSAVVLADGDPGFFGVVRTLRAPEFGLEIEVVPAVSSVAAAFARAGMPWDDAQVVVAHRRTLRRAVNVCRAHTKVAVLTSPGAGPAELGLLLEGVHRTFVICEELGTASERVTILTSDKAADHTWRDPNVVIVIGGFVAAAEDGGWIAGRDPGTGPRGWALPAQAYGGALGEGETDLLRAAQLARLGPRVGDLVWDIGSGSGAFATEAARTGAAVIAVDRNPGSCARTEDSARRYGVQMQIVHGTAPHVLENLPEPDVVRVGGGGVQVVSAVADRRPQRIVTHAATRDAAELVGRDLSEHGYQVECALIQSVELDTRAWTETERSVAFLLTGRLPDRNP; encoded by the coding sequence ATGGCCGACCGGGTCACGGTGATCGGCTGGGACGGCTCGCCCTTGACCGCCGCGGCGCGCTCCGCCCTCGGCGCGGCCACCCTGGTGGCCGGAGCGGCGCATCACCTGGCGCTCCCCGAGGTACCCCGGGCCGCCGAACGCATCCGCCTCGGCAGCGTCTCCCTCGCCGCCCGCCGCATCGCGGGCCACCGCGGCAGCGCCGTCGTCCTCGCCGACGGCGACCCCGGCTTCTTCGGAGTCGTACGCACCCTGCGTGCCCCCGAGTTCGGCCTGGAGATCGAAGTCGTGCCCGCCGTCTCCTCGGTCGCCGCCGCCTTCGCCCGCGCCGGCATGCCCTGGGACGACGCGCAGGTGGTCGTGGCACACCGTCGCACCCTGCGCCGCGCGGTGAACGTCTGCCGCGCCCACACCAAGGTCGCCGTTCTCACCTCGCCCGGCGCCGGCCCCGCCGAACTCGGCCTGCTCCTCGAAGGCGTCCACCGCACCTTCGTCATCTGCGAGGAGCTCGGCACCGCGAGCGAGCGGGTCACCATCCTCACCTCCGACAAGGCCGCCGACCACACCTGGCGCGACCCCAACGTCGTCATCGTCATCGGCGGTTTCGTGGCCGCGGCGGAGGACGGCGGCTGGATCGCCGGACGCGACCCGGGCACCGGACCGCGCGGCTGGGCGCTGCCCGCCCAGGCGTACGGCGGCGCTCTGGGCGAAGGCGAAACGGATCTGCTGCGCGCCGCCCAACTCGCCCGGCTGGGCCCGCGCGTCGGAGACCTCGTGTGGGACATCGGCTCCGGCAGCGGCGCCTTCGCCACCGAGGCGGCGCGCACCGGCGCGGCGGTCATCGCCGTCGACCGCAACCCCGGTTCCTGCGCCCGCACCGAGGACTCCGCGCGCCGCTACGGCGTCCAGATGCAGATCGTGCACGGCACCGCGCCGCACGTCCTGGAGAACCTCCCCGAACCCGATGTCGTACGTGTCGGCGGCGGGGGAGTGCAGGTCGTCTCGGCCGTCGCCGACCGCCGTCCGCAGCGCATCGTGACGCACGCGGCGACCCGTGACGCGGCCGAACTCGTGGGCCGTGATCTCAGCGAGCACGGATATCAGGTCGAATGCGCCCTCATTCAGTCTGTCGAACTCGACACAAGGGCCTGGACGGAGACCGAGCGGAGCGTCGCGTTCCTGCTCACAGGCCGTCTGCCCGATCGCAACCCGTGA
- a CDS encoding GNAT family N-acetyltransferase has product MTSTFPDISISTERLVLRALDEDDVPSLAAMMNDEQVGAWTDVPQPYTEDAARTWITEYAPTERTAGRGLDLAVTEFLTQRLVGIVQLAKTNWHVRSTELSYVIAPWARGEGYASEAALATAQWLFRDQKFERIELRTAADNTASQQVAQKIGCISEGVLRNACIAHTRTEDGRWVDLRTDFIVWSLLPEDLDGVGDQLADTGGFTSFSDWN; this is encoded by the coding sequence ATGACCAGCACCTTCCCCGACATCTCCATCAGCACGGAGCGGTTGGTCCTGCGTGCGCTCGACGAGGACGACGTTCCCTCCCTGGCCGCGATGATGAACGACGAGCAGGTCGGGGCCTGGACCGACGTGCCCCAGCCCTACACCGAGGACGCGGCCCGCACCTGGATCACCGAGTACGCGCCCACCGAACGCACGGCGGGCCGGGGACTCGACCTCGCCGTCACCGAGTTCCTCACCCAGCGCCTGGTCGGCATCGTGCAACTCGCCAAGACCAACTGGCATGTGCGCTCCACCGAACTGTCGTACGTCATCGCCCCCTGGGCCCGCGGCGAGGGCTACGCCTCCGAGGCGGCGCTCGCCACCGCCCAGTGGCTCTTCCGCGACCAGAAGTTCGAGCGCATCGAACTGCGCACGGCGGCCGACAACACCGCCTCCCAGCAGGTCGCCCAGAAGATCGGCTGCATCAGCGAGGGGGTCCTGCGCAACGCCTGTATAGCGCACACCCGCACCGAGGACGGCCGCTGGGTGGACCTGCGCACCGACTTCATCGTCTGGAGCCTCCTCCCGGAGGACCTCGACGGAGTCGGCGACCAGCTCGCCGACACGGGTGGTTTCACGTCGTTCTCCGACTGGAACTGA
- a CDS encoding MetQ/NlpA family ABC transporter substrate-binding protein gives MRNTAKITTAVLAAGALTLGLSACGSDKSSSASDTSGPLVVAASPTPHAEILDYIKDNLAKKAGLDLQVKEFTDYVTPNTATEDGSVGANYFQNQPYLDDFNKKNGTHIVPVVTVHLEPLGLYSHKIKKTDELKSGATVAVPNDTVNEARALKLLASKGLITLKDGAGNSATTQDIAKNPKNLKFKELEAAQTPRSLDDVDAAVINGNYAISSGLKPAKDALFLESATNNPYGNFLAVKKGNESDPRVKKLAKLLTSPEVKKFIEDKYAGSVIPSF, from the coding sequence GTGCGTAACACCGCAAAGATCACCACCGCAGTCCTCGCCGCCGGAGCCCTCACCCTCGGCCTCTCCGCCTGCGGCTCGGACAAGAGCAGCAGCGCCTCCGACACCAGCGGTCCGCTGGTCGTGGCCGCGAGCCCCACCCCGCACGCCGAGATCCTCGACTACATCAAGGACAACCTGGCGAAGAAGGCCGGCCTCGACCTGCAGGTCAAGGAGTTCACGGACTACGTCACGCCGAACACGGCGACCGAGGACGGGTCCGTCGGCGCCAACTACTTCCAGAACCAGCCGTACCTCGACGACTTCAACAAGAAGAACGGCACCCACATCGTGCCCGTCGTCACGGTCCACCTGGAACCGCTCGGTCTCTACTCCCACAAGATCAAGAAGACCGACGAGCTCAAGAGCGGTGCGACGGTCGCCGTCCCGAACGACACGGTCAACGAGGCACGGGCGCTCAAGCTGCTCGCCTCCAAGGGACTCATCACGCTCAAGGACGGCGCGGGCAACAGCGCGACCACCCAGGACATCGCGAAGAACCCGAAGAACCTCAAGTTCAAGGAGCTGGAGGCGGCTCAGACCCCGCGCTCCCTGGACGACGTCGACGCCGCGGTGATCAACGGCAACTACGCCATCTCGTCCGGCCTCAAGCCGGCCAAGGACGCGCTCTTCCTGGAGTCCGCGACGAACAACCCCTACGGCAACTTCCTCGCCGTCAAGAAGGGCAACGAGAGCGATCCGCGGGTGAAGAAGCTCGCCAAGCTCCTGACCTCGCCGGAGGTCAAGAAGTTCATCGAGGACAAGTACGCCGGTTCGGTCATCCCGTCGTTCTAG
- a CDS encoding methionine ABC transporter permease: protein MTWSEMQPLLSQACWDTLYMVGWSTLIAIVGGLPLGVLLVLTDRGGLLQNVVVNKVIGQVVNIARSLPFIILMVALMNFTRTITGTTIGREAAIVPLAVGAIPFFARLVETAVREVDGGLVEAVQSMGGNTWTVVRKVLVPESLPSLISSATTTIVALIGYSAMAGTVGAGGLGDIAIRYGYQRFETGLMWITVAILAVVISLIQFAGDYAARTLHRRGGHSGATPKLRLLKAKEPATAEVGNVA from the coding sequence GTGACCTGGTCGGAGATGCAGCCCCTGCTGTCCCAGGCGTGTTGGGACACGCTCTACATGGTCGGCTGGTCCACGCTGATCGCGATCGTAGGCGGTCTGCCGCTCGGCGTTCTGCTCGTCCTGACCGACCGCGGCGGACTCCTGCAGAACGTCGTCGTGAACAAGGTCATCGGGCAGGTCGTGAACATCGCCCGCTCGCTGCCGTTCATCATCCTGATGGTCGCGCTGATGAACTTCACGCGCACGATCACGGGAACGACCATCGGACGCGAGGCGGCGATCGTGCCGCTCGCCGTCGGCGCGATCCCCTTCTTCGCGCGCCTGGTCGAGACGGCGGTCCGCGAAGTGGACGGCGGTCTCGTCGAGGCCGTGCAGTCGATGGGCGGCAACACCTGGACCGTCGTGCGCAAGGTGCTCGTACCGGAGTCGCTGCCGTCGCTGATCTCCTCCGCGACCACCACGATCGTCGCTCTCATCGGCTACTCCGCGATGGCCGGCACCGTCGGCGCCGGCGGCCTCGGCGACATCGCCATCCGCTACGGCTACCAGCGTTTCGAGACCGGACTCATGTGGATCACCGTGGCGATCCTCGCGGTCGTCATCTCCCTCATCCAGTTCGCCGGCGACTACGCGGCCCGCACCCTGCACCGGCGCGGCGGCCACTCCGGCGCCACCCCGAAGCTGCGGCTGCTGAAGGCCAAGGAGCCCGCCACCGCGGAGGTCGGCAACGTCGCCTGA
- a CDS encoding methionine ABC transporter ATP-binding protein: MITTTGLTKVYRSRGREVTALDGVDLHVREGEVYGVIGQSGAGKSSLIRCVNLLERPTAGTVTVAGQDLTALAGRGPRAGKELRRARSRIGMVFQHFNLLSSRTVQDNVELPLEILGLSGKERSSKALGLLDLVGLSDKAKVYPAQLSGGQKQRVGIARALAGDPKVLLSDEATSALDPETTRSILQLLRDLNRQLGLTVLLITHEMDVVKTICDSAALMERGRIVESGTVSELLATPGSELAGALFPVSGEPSGDDRTVIDVTFHGEAATQPVISQLSRTYNIDISILGAAMDTVAGKQVGRMRIELPGRYEENVVPIGFLREQGLQIDIQGQQPVLATDGAK; encoded by the coding sequence GTGATCACGACAACGGGCCTCACCAAGGTCTACCGCTCGCGCGGCCGTGAAGTGACCGCCCTCGACGGCGTCGATCTGCACGTTCGCGAAGGCGAGGTGTACGGCGTCATCGGCCAGTCCGGCGCCGGCAAGTCCTCCCTCATCCGCTGCGTCAACCTCCTGGAGCGTCCCACCGCCGGCACGGTCACCGTCGCCGGACAGGACCTCACCGCGCTCGCCGGCCGCGGCCCGCGCGCGGGCAAGGAGCTCCGCCGGGCGCGCAGTCGTATCGGCATGGTCTTCCAGCACTTCAACCTGCTGTCCTCGCGCACCGTCCAGGACAACGTCGAGCTGCCGCTCGAAATCCTTGGCCTGTCGGGGAAGGAACGATCCTCCAAGGCGCTCGGGCTGCTCGACCTGGTCGGTCTCTCCGACAAGGCCAAGGTCTACCCGGCCCAGCTCTCCGGCGGCCAGAAGCAGCGCGTCGGCATCGCCCGCGCCCTGGCCGGCGACCCCAAGGTGCTGCTCTCCGACGAGGCCACCAGCGCCCTCGACCCCGAGACCACCCGCTCCATCCTCCAACTGCTGCGCGACCTGAACCGGCAGCTGGGCCTGACCGTCCTGCTCATCACCCACGAGATGGACGTCGTCAAGACGATCTGCGACTCGGCCGCGCTCATGGAGAGGGGCCGCATCGTCGAGTCCGGCACCGTCAGCGAACTGCTCGCGACCCCCGGCTCCGAACTCGCCGGGGCGCTCTTCCCGGTGAGTGGCGAGCCGTCAGGCGACGACCGCACCGTCATCGACGTCACCTTCCACGGCGAGGCCGCGACCCAGCCCGTCATCTCGCAGCTCTCGCGCACGTACAACATCGACATCTCGATCCTCGGCGCCGCGATGGACACCGTCGCCGGCAAGCAGGTCGGCCGGATGCGCATCGAACTGCCCGGACGCTACGAGGAGAACGTCGTGCCGATCGGATTCCTGCGCGAGCAGGGCCTGCAGATCGACATCCAGGGCCAGCAGCCCGTGCTCGCGACGGACGGTGCCAAGTGA